The Sphingobium sp. BYY-5 genome contains a region encoding:
- a CDS encoding ComEC/Rec2 family competence protein yields MAFEPRQTSLGWRLAALSRAGLAAVESWLEREREQLGLWAPVGLGAGIAAWFVLPHAMGWLAFCCGALAIACLGVMLPIGGRLRRMIVAGAILACIGCLLVWGKAVLFGQQPLVKATFVQLSGDVTSLRPVPAQAMVRVMLRPVDAPGLPEVVRVNIADADVPAGLGEGARVRFRVRLMPPAPPSVPGGYDFAARAYFLGIGATGKALKPVEVLRPSTAPPPLRARLFGHILERVDGPAEGIAAALATGDQGAISETDAEAMRRSGLAHLLSISGLHVTALIGAVIFLLMRIMALSQWAALGWPLMLIAAAGGALAGIGYTLLTGAEVPTVRSCVAALLVLGGLAMGRDAVTLRLVATGALIVLALWPEALVGPSFQMSFAAVTALVALAEHPRFRLFAAARDEGMLRKLGRGLAVLLATGIAVELVLMPIALFHFHKAGLLGAFANLIAIPLTTFVVMPLEALALLLDVVGLGAPAWWLTQKALDFLLLIAHGVAASPMATLLAPTMGMALFGMTIIGLLWCLLWRTGVRWVGLVPVVIGIVATFAASPPDIFITGDGRHVAVRAGKGMAILRDRAGDYVRDVLSESAGYDGALEAISALPEARCSPDLCAVRLKDGQGRNWRLLFTRSDVLIARQDFARDCAAADIVVSDRGLPRWCRPRWMKIDRRLLMRTGGLSITLKNGEVHTVHRPGDGHPWIVRPGRPKS; encoded by the coding sequence ATGGCTTTTGAGCCACGACAAACCTCCCTTGGCTGGAGGCTGGCGGCGTTGTCGCGGGCTGGTCTTGCCGCAGTGGAAAGCTGGCTGGAGCGAGAGCGGGAGCAGCTTGGGCTGTGGGCGCCGGTGGGGTTGGGCGCGGGCATTGCTGCCTGGTTCGTGCTGCCCCATGCCATGGGCTGGCTGGCTTTTTGCTGTGGTGCGCTCGCGATCGCCTGTCTGGGCGTCATGCTGCCGATTGGTGGTCGTTTGCGGCGGATGATCGTCGCGGGCGCAATATTGGCCTGTATCGGTTGTCTGTTGGTCTGGGGCAAGGCGGTGCTGTTCGGGCAGCAGCCGCTCGTCAAGGCGACCTTCGTGCAACTCTCCGGCGATGTCACTTCGCTGCGGCCGGTCCCGGCGCAGGCGATGGTGCGGGTCATGCTGCGTCCGGTCGATGCGCCCGGATTGCCGGAGGTGGTTCGGGTGAATATCGCCGATGCCGATGTGCCGGCCGGGCTGGGGGAGGGCGCGCGCGTCCGCTTTCGGGTGCGATTGATGCCGCCCGCGCCGCCGAGCGTGCCGGGCGGCTATGATTTCGCCGCCCGCGCCTATTTCCTGGGGATCGGCGCGACGGGCAAGGCGTTGAAGCCGGTCGAGGTGCTGCGACCTTCGACCGCGCCGCCGCCACTGCGGGCACGATTGTTCGGTCATATCCTGGAAAGGGTGGATGGCCCGGCCGAAGGAATAGCGGCCGCATTGGCCACCGGGGATCAGGGCGCCATATCCGAAACCGATGCGGAAGCGATGCGGCGCAGCGGACTGGCGCATCTGCTGTCGATCAGCGGGCTGCATGTGACGGCGCTGATCGGTGCGGTGATCTTCTTGTTGATGCGGATCATGGCGTTGAGCCAGTGGGCCGCACTTGGCTGGCCGCTGATGCTGATCGCGGCCGCGGGCGGGGCGCTGGCGGGCATTGGCTATACCCTGCTGACCGGGGCTGAGGTGCCGACGGTGCGATCCTGCGTGGCTGCGCTGCTGGTGCTGGGCGGGCTGGCGATGGGGCGCGATGCCGTCACTCTGCGGCTGGTGGCCACGGGCGCGCTGATCGTGCTGGCACTGTGGCCTGAGGCGCTGGTCGGACCAAGTTTCCAGATGAGCTTCGCCGCAGTGACCGCACTGGTGGCGCTGGCGGAGCATCCGCGCTTTCGCCTCTTTGCGGCGGCGCGTGATGAGGGAATGCTTCGCAAGCTTGGGCGGGGCCTGGCGGTTCTGCTGGCGACCGGCATCGCCGTTGAACTGGTGCTGATGCCGATTGCGTTGTTCCATTTCCACAAGGCGGGCCTGCTGGGAGCTTTCGCCAATCTGATCGCGATTCCGCTCACCACCTTCGTGGTGATGCCGTTGGAGGCGCTGGCGCTGCTGCTGGATGTGGTGGGACTGGGCGCACCAGCCTGGTGGCTGACGCAGAAGGCGTTGGATTTTCTACTGTTGATCGCCCATGGCGTGGCCGCCAGCCCGATGGCGACATTGCTTGCGCCGACCATGGGCATGGCATTGTTCGGCATGACGATCATTGGATTGCTCTGGTGCCTGTTATGGCGAACGGGTGTGCGTTGGGTTGGGCTTGTGCCGGTAGTAATCGGTATCGTCGCGACCTTTGCCGCGTCGCCGCCCGACATTTTCATCACCGGCGACGGGCGGCATGTGGCGGTGCGGGCCGGGAAGGGGATGGCGATTCTCCGGGATCGGGCGGGCGACTATGTTCGTGACGTCCTGTCCGAAAGCGCGGGCTATGACGGGGCGCTGGAGGCCATTTCGGCGTTGCCGGAGGCGCGATGTTCGCCGGACCTTTGCGCCGTCAGGCTGAAGGACGGGCAAGGCCGCAACTGGCGACTGCTCTTCACCCGCAGCGACGTGCTGATCGCCCGGCAGGATTTTGCGCGGGATTGTGCGGCGGCGGATATCGTCGTCAGCGATCGCGGTCTGCCGCGCTGGTGCCGTCCGCGCTGGATGAAGATCGACCGCCGGTTGCTGATGCGCACCGGCGGCCTGTCTATCACCCTGAAAAATGGCGAAGTTCACACCGTCCACCGGCCGGGTGACGGGCATCCCTGGATCGTGCGTCCGGGAAGACCGAAATCTTAA
- the moaC gene encoding cyclic pyranopterin monophosphate synthase MoaC, whose translation MTKLTHLDDDGAARMVDVSAKAVTAREAVASGRIDMSGEAAKAIADGLVKKGDVLAVARVAGIMAAKRTADLIPLCHPIALSAVTVDFVSDDSGVTVTATARTAGQTGVEMEAMTAASVALMTVYDMAKAVDKGMIIGNIRLIAKTGGKSGDWRRSP comes from the coding sequence ATGACCAAGCTCACCCATCTTGACGATGACGGCGCGGCCCGCATGGTCGATGTCTCCGCCAAGGCGGTAACGGCCCGCGAAGCTGTCGCTTCCGGTCGGATCGACATGAGCGGGGAAGCGGCGAAGGCCATCGCCGACGGACTCGTCAAGAAGGGCGACGTGCTCGCCGTGGCGCGGGTGGCCGGCATCATGGCCGCCAAGCGTACCGCCGACCTCATTCCCCTCTGCCACCCGATCGCGCTTAGCGCCGTGACGGTCGATTTCGTATCGGACGACAGCGGCGTCACCGTCACCGCCACCGCCCGCACCGCCGGCCAGACCGGGGTGGAGATGGAGGCTATGACCGCCGCCTCGGTCGCGCTTATGACCGTCTATGACATGGCAAAAGCAGTCGATAAGGGAATGATAATCGGGAATATTCGCTTGATCGCCAAGACCGGCGGAAAGTCGGGCGACTGGCGACGCAGCCCATGA
- the glp gene encoding gephyrin-like molybdotransferase Glp, translated as MSLLPVAQAQARLFALARRLPTVTVPVAHAVGRWLAQDIVALRDQPWADLSAMDGYAVRAAEYPGPWRVIGESAAGTAILPPLAPGEACRIFTGAPLPPGADAILIQENATREGDRLAANADPLPARRHIRAAASDFARDALLLKTGTRIGPAQIALAVLAGHGSLPVGGRPKVALLSTGNELVPPGMATPPGFLPSSNAPMLAAMLAGLPCDVIDLGIVPDDLDAMVTALKRAAEADIIVSTGGASVGDHDLVRPAFAKAGGSLDFWKIGMRPGKPLMAGRLGDSLFLGLPGNPVSAFVTGTLFLLPLVRHICGAADPLPPMGEALLASPLPATGERDDYLRAWRSPDGVVSVTSQDSAATAAMAMADCLILRPAGSPAAQPGERVAILPIP; from the coding sequence ATGAGCCTGCTGCCGGTCGCGCAGGCGCAGGCGCGTCTTTTCGCCCTCGCCCGCCGCCTTCCGACCGTAACGGTGCCGGTTGCCCATGCGGTCGGCCGCTGGCTGGCGCAGGATATAGTCGCGCTGCGCGACCAGCCCTGGGCCGATCTATCCGCCATGGACGGCTATGCGGTGCGTGCCGCCGAATATCCCGGCCCCTGGCGCGTCATCGGCGAAAGCGCGGCCGGTACGGCCATCCTTCCCCCGCTCGCTCCCGGCGAAGCCTGCCGCATCTTCACCGGCGCTCCGCTTCCTCCCGGTGCCGACGCCATCCTGATCCAGGAAAATGCGACCCGTGAGGGCGACCGGTTGGCGGCCAATGCCGATCCGCTCCCTGCCCGTCGCCATATCCGCGCCGCCGCATCGGACTTCGCGCGCGATGCGCTGCTGCTAAAAACCGGCACGCGCATCGGCCCAGCCCAGATCGCGCTCGCCGTGCTGGCCGGCCACGGCAGCCTGCCGGTCGGCGGCCGACCAAAGGTCGCACTGCTTTCCACCGGCAACGAACTGGTCCCGCCGGGCATGGCGACACCGCCCGGCTTCCTTCCTTCCTCCAACGCCCCGATGCTTGCCGCGATGCTGGCTGGCCTGCCCTGCGACGTGATCGACCTCGGCATTGTCCCCGACGATCTCGACGCCATGGTCACCGCGCTGAAGCGCGCCGCCGAAGCCGATATCATCGTTTCCACCGGCGGCGCATCGGTCGGCGATCATGATCTAGTCCGCCCCGCCTTTGCCAAGGCAGGCGGTTCGCTCGATTTTTGGAAGATCGGAATGCGCCCCGGCAAACCGTTGATGGCCGGACGCCTGGGCGACTCGCTGTTCCTTGGCCTGCCGGGCAATCCGGTATCGGCCTTTGTCACCGGCACCTTGTTCCTGCTGCCGCTTGTGCGCCATATCTGCGGTGCGGCCGATCCGCTGCCGCCGATGGGCGAAGCGCTGCTCGCTTCCCCCCTGCCCGCCACCGGCGAGCGGGACGATTATCTCCGTGCCTGGCGCAGCCCGGACGGCGTCGTCTCCGTCACCTCGCAGGACAGCGCCGCCACCGCCGCCATGGCCATGGCCGACTGCCTCATCCTGCGGCCCGCCGGATCGCCCGCCGCCCAACCAGGTGAACGAGTCGCTATACTGCCCATCCCATGA
- a CDS encoding NRDE family protein, giving the protein MCIMAMAWNAHPRWHLILIGNRDEYHARPAAPIARWQDRPGLIAGRDLQSGGTWLGVSEAGRVAIVTNLRGYGDPRPDHVSRGALVTDLLAGDGPYADVAQAAFDDFNPFNLILIDRDRAHFLTNRPAPLHTTLTPGLYGLSNGALDAPWPKTLALKAALLAWLTQGAEEPERLLDALRIETLPDAGIAPAMPSDAPDEAAASPIFIRSPVYGTRCSTVVAIDHNGQGRIAERRFDENSRIAGESEKRFSW; this is encoded by the coding sequence ATGTGCATCATGGCCATGGCATGGAACGCGCATCCGCGCTGGCATCTGATCCTGATCGGCAATCGTGACGAATATCATGCCCGCCCGGCAGCGCCGATCGCCCGCTGGCAGGATCGACCGGGCCTGATCGCCGGACGTGACCTGCAATCGGGCGGCACATGGCTTGGCGTGTCCGAAGCCGGGCGCGTGGCGATCGTCACCAATCTGCGCGGTTATGGCGACCCCCGGCCCGATCACGTGTCCCGCGGCGCGCTGGTGACGGATCTGCTGGCGGGTGACGGCCCCTATGCGGATGTCGCACAGGCAGCCTTCGATGATTTCAACCCGTTCAACCTCATCCTGATCGATCGCGACCGCGCGCACTTCCTCACCAATCGACCGGCCCCGCTGCACACCACCCTGACGCCGGGCCTATACGGCCTCTCCAACGGCGCGCTGGACGCACCCTGGCCCAAGACGCTGGCGCTGAAAGCCGCCCTTCTCGCCTGGCTGACGCAGGGCGCGGAAGAACCCGAACGCCTGCTCGACGCATTGCGCATCGAAACCCTCCCCGACGCCGGCATCGCCCCCGCCATGCCCTCCGACGCCCCGGATGAAGCCGCCGCCTCCCCGATCTTCATCCGCAGTCCCGTCTATGGCACCCGGTGCAGCACGGTCGTTGCGATCGACCATAATGGACAGGGCCGCATTGCCGAGCGCCGCTTCGATGAAAATAGTCGGATTGCGGGAGAGTCTGAGAAACGCTTCTCCTGGTAG
- the gltA gene encoding citrate synthase — translation MSDNKANLTIGGASNDYAIMDGTVGPQVIDVRKLYAQTGMFTYDPGFTSTASCESGLTYIDGDAGVLLHRGYPIGQLAEQSSFMEVCYLLLNGELPSKSELADFTNTITRHTMVHEQLTAFFRGFRRDAHPMAIMVGVVGALSAFYHDSTDINDPEQRRIASHRLIAKMPTIAAMAYKYSVGQPFVYPRNDLSYTANFLRMTFSVPAEDYIPDPVIVDAMDKIFILHADHEQNASTSTVRLAGSSGANPFACIAAGIACLWGPAHGGANEAALNMLREIGTVDRIPEYIARAKNKDDPFRLMGFGHRVYKNYDPRATVMQKTAKDVLEKLGVNDPVFDVAKELEQIALNDPYFIEKKLYPNVDFYSGVILSAIGFPTEMFTVLFALARTVGWVAQWNEMISDPAQKIGRPRQLYTGPTQRDYVAVEKR, via the coding sequence ATGTCGGATAATAAAGCCAATTTGACCATCGGGGGAGCGAGCAACGACTATGCCATCATGGACGGCACGGTCGGTCCTCAGGTCATCGACGTTCGCAAGCTCTACGCCCAAACCGGCATGTTCACTTATGATCCGGGTTTCACCTCGACCGCCAGTTGTGAATCCGGCCTGACCTATATCGACGGCGACGCGGGCGTGCTGCTGCACCGCGGCTATCCGATCGGTCAGCTCGCCGAACAGTCGAGCTTCATGGAGGTCTGCTATCTGCTGCTGAACGGTGAACTGCCGTCGAAGAGCGAACTGGCCGACTTCACCAACACCATCACGCGCCATACCATGGTGCATGAGCAGTTGACCGCCTTCTTCCGTGGTTTCCGCCGCGACGCCCATCCGATGGCGATCATGGTGGGCGTGGTCGGCGCTTTGTCGGCTTTCTATCATGACTCGACCGACATCAACGATCCGGAACAGCGTCGCATCGCCAGCCATCGCCTGATCGCCAAGATGCCGACGATTGCTGCGATGGCCTATAAATATTCGGTCGGCCAGCCCTTCGTCTATCCGCGCAACGACCTGAGCTACACCGCCAATTTCCTGCGCATGACCTTCTCGGTCCCGGCCGAGGACTATATCCCCGATCCGGTGATCGTGGACGCCATGGACAAGATTTTCATCCTCCATGCCGATCATGAGCAGAACGCCTCGACCTCGACCGTGCGCCTCGCCGGTTCGTCGGGCGCCAACCCGTTCGCCTGCATCGCCGCGGGCATCGCCTGCCTCTGGGGTCCGGCACATGGCGGCGCGAACGAAGCTGCGCTCAACATGCTGCGCGAGATCGGCACCGTCGATCGCATTCCGGAGTATATCGCCCGCGCCAAGAACAAGGACGATCCGTTCCGCCTGATGGGCTTTGGCCATCGCGTCTACAAAAATTACGATCCGCGCGCGACCGTGATGCAGAAGACCGCGAAGGACGTGCTGGAAAAGCTGGGCGTCAACGATCCGGTCTTCGATGTCGCCAAGGAACTGGAGCAGATCGCGCTTAACGATCCTTACTTCATCGAGAAGAAGCTCTATCCGAATGTCGATTTCTATTCGGGCGTGATCCTGTCGGCCATCGGCTTCCCGACCGAGATGTTCACCGTGCTCTTCGCCCTCGCCCGCACCGTCGGCTGGGTCGCGCAGTGGAACGAAATGATTTCGGACCCCGCGCAGAAGATCGGCCGTCCGCGCCAACTCTACACCGGCCCGACGCAGCGCGATTATGTAGCGGTCGAGAAGCGCTGA
- the trpC gene encoding indole-3-glycerol phosphate synthase TrpC, with protein sequence MTNKLIEICDFKREDVVRRKAATTVAALHARASEQTPPRGFRKALDDAARSGFGLIAEVKKASPSKGLIRADFDPPAHAQAYAAGGAACLSVLTDEPYFQGHDDYLMAARSACALPVLRKDFIIDPWQVLESRSLGADAILIIVAALDDGQMQEIEDAALGLGMDALIEVHDESELERALKLRSRLIGVNNRDLRDFSVDFARTYELVGKAPEGCTFVAESGLTSHADLTAMADHGVRCFLVGETLMRQTDVEAATHVLLTGE encoded by the coding sequence ATGACCAACAAGCTCATCGAGATTTGCGATTTCAAGCGCGAGGATGTCGTCCGCCGCAAGGCAGCGACCACCGTCGCTGCGCTCCACGCCCGCGCCAGCGAACAGACGCCCCCGCGCGGCTTCCGCAAGGCGCTGGACGATGCCGCACGCTCCGGTTTCGGCCTGATCGCGGAAGTGAAGAAGGCGAGTCCCTCAAAGGGGCTGATCCGCGCCGATTTCGATCCCCCCGCCCATGCGCAGGCCTATGCGGCAGGCGGCGCCGCCTGCCTCTCGGTGCTGACCGACGAGCCTTATTTTCAGGGGCATGACGATTATCTGATGGCCGCGCGGTCGGCCTGCGCGCTGCCGGTGCTGCGCAAGGATTTCATCATCGATCCCTGGCAGGTGCTGGAAAGCCGCTCGCTGGGTGCCGATGCCATCCTCATCATCGTCGCCGCCCTGGACGACGGTCAGATGCAGGAGATTGAAGACGCCGCCCTGGGCCTGGGCATGGACGCCCTGATCGAAGTGCATGACGAGAGCGAACTGGAGCGCGCCCTCAAGCTCCGTTCGCGTCTGATCGGCGTCAATAATCGCGACCTGCGCGACTTCAGCGTCGATTTCGCCCGCACCTATGAACTGGTGGGCAAGGCGCCCGAAGGCTGCACCTTCGTCGCCGAAAGCGGCCTCACCAGCCATGCCGACCTCACCGCCATGGCGGATCATGGCGTACGCTGCTTCCTGGTGGGCGAGACACTGATGCGTCAGACCGATGTCGAAGCGGCGACCCACGTCCTGCTGACGGGCGAATGA
- a CDS encoding aminodeoxychorismate/anthranilate synthase component II, which produces MILVIDNYDSFTWNLVHYLMELGAEVEVVRNDAISAGQALSSGAKAFLLSPGPCTPNEAGVSLDLVAACADAGAPLLGVCLGHQAIGQHFGGKVVRGGLMHGKTSPVSHDGTGLFEGLPSPFTATRYHSLIVEDIPDSLIVNATSADGSVMAFRHATLPIHSVQFHPESIATEYGHEMLANFLRIAGLPVREREAA; this is translated from the coding sequence ATGATCCTCGTCATCGACAATTATGACAGCTTCACCTGGAACCTGGTCCATTATCTGATGGAATTGGGGGCTGAGGTGGAAGTCGTCCGCAACGACGCCATTTCCGCCGGACAGGCGCTTTCCAGCGGCGCCAAGGCCTTCCTGCTGTCGCCCGGCCCCTGCACGCCCAATGAAGCCGGGGTCAGCCTGGATCTGGTCGCCGCCTGCGCCGATGCGGGCGCGCCGCTGCTGGGCGTGTGTCTGGGGCATCAGGCGATCGGCCAGCATTTCGGGGGCAAGGTGGTGCGCGGCGGCCTGATGCACGGCAAGACATCGCCTGTCAGCCACGACGGCACCGGCCTGTTCGAAGGGCTTCCATCGCCCTTCACCGCGACCCGCTATCATTCGCTGATCGTCGAGGACATTCCCGACAGCCTGATCGTCAACGCCACCAGCGCGGACGGCTCCGTCATGGCCTTCCGCCACGCGACCCTGCCGATTCATTCGGTGCAGTTCCACCCGGAAAGCATCGCGACGGAATATGGGCATGAGATGCTGGCCAACTTCCTGCGGATCGCCGGCCTGCCCGTGCGGGAGCGCGAGGCGGCCTGA
- the trpD gene encoding anthranilate phosphoribosyltransferase, whose amino-acid sequence MTSLPDPSSPLSVDVAAQAFDLLFDADLPEADIAAFLVTMARRGENAIEIAAAARAMRARMIPVEAPEGAIDVCGTGGDGHHTLNVSTAVSLVVAAAGVPVAKHGNRAASSKAGAADTLEALGLNLDRAAATAQATLADLGICFLFAQNYHPALKRLGPIRRAIGERTIFNLMGPLANPANVRRQLVGIARPAYVPIYAEALAELGVDRAMIVSGDEGLDELSLAGGNDLAEVKDHSLVAMHRLTAADLGLSTHPVEAIRGGDAAHNAAALRALLQGQPGPYRDAVLLNAAAALVIADAVPDLREGVEEAAETIDRGLANALLNCWIAYT is encoded by the coding sequence ATGACCAGCCTGCCCGATCCTTCCTCGCCACTATCAGTCGATGTCGCCGCACAGGCGTTCGACCTGTTGTTCGACGCCGACCTGCCCGAAGCGGATATTGCCGCCTTCCTCGTCACCATGGCGCGACGCGGTGAGAACGCGATCGAGATCGCCGCCGCAGCTCGCGCCATGCGCGCGCGCATGATCCCGGTCGAAGCGCCCGAAGGCGCGATCGACGTCTGCGGCACCGGGGGTGACGGCCACCATACGCTCAACGTCTCGACCGCCGTCAGCCTGGTTGTCGCGGCTGCCGGCGTGCCGGTCGCCAAGCATGGCAACCGCGCGGCGTCCTCCAAGGCAGGCGCCGCCGACACGCTCGAAGCGTTGGGCCTGAACCTCGACCGCGCCGCCGCGACCGCGCAAGCCACCCTCGCCGACCTCGGCATCTGCTTCCTCTTTGCGCAGAACTACCATCCGGCGCTGAAACGCCTCGGCCCGATCCGCAGGGCGATCGGCGAACGCACCATCTTCAACCTGATGGGGCCGCTCGCCAATCCGGCCAATGTCCGTCGCCAACTCGTCGGCATCGCCCGCCCGGCCTATGTCCCCATCTATGCCGAAGCGCTCGCCGAACTGGGCGTCGATCGGGCGATGATCGTCTCCGGCGACGAAGGGCTGGACGAACTGTCCCTCGCCGGCGGCAACGACCTGGCGGAAGTGAAGGATCACAGCCTGGTCGCCATGCACCGGCTGACCGCCGCAGATCTTGGCCTTTCAACCCATCCGGTCGAGGCGATTCGCGGCGGCGACGCCGCCCATAACGCCGCCGCCCTGCGTGCGCTGCTGCAAGGCCAGCCGGGGCCGTATCGCGACGCGGTGCTGCTGAACGCCGCCGCCGCCCTTGTGATCGCCGATGCCGTACCCGATCTTCGCGAGGGTGTGGAGGAAGCCGCCGAAACCATCGATCGCGGCCTTGCCAACGCCCTTCTGAATTGCTGGATTGCTTATACATGA
- the gltX gene encoding glutamate--tRNA ligase — protein MNKQVVTRFAPSPTGFLHIGGARTALFNWLFARHHGGKFLLRIEDTDRARSTDAAVAAIFDGLEWLGLGGDEPAVFQFERTPRHAEVANQLLAAGHAYRCYATPEELAALREQQRAAKQPMRYDGRWRDRNPSEAPEGAPFVIRIKAPREGETVIEDAVQGRVVVQNAELDDMILLRSDGTPTYMLAVVVDDHDMGVTHVIRGDDHLNNAFRQLAIIRAMGWEEPVYAHIPLIHGSDGAKLSKRHGALGVDTYRDEMGMLPEAVLNYLLRLGWGHGDEEIISIARAIDLFDIGGVGRSPSRFDIKKLESLNGHYLREADDSRLATLIAPRVESRLDTQLNDAQRDILTQAMVSLKPRAKTLNEIAEGAEFLFKSCPLDFDEKASALLDESARALLIKTADALQPVQSWTVEAIEDVIRRVAEDAGLGLGKVAQPLRAALTGRTVSPGIFDVLFLLGKEESLERLAGAGHATAG, from the coding sequence ATGAACAAGCAGGTGGTGACCCGTTTCGCCCCGTCGCCCACGGGCTTCCTGCATATTGGCGGCGCCCGCACGGCGCTCTTCAACTGGCTGTTCGCGCGCCATCATGGCGGCAAGTTCCTGCTTCGCATCGAAGACACCGACCGCGCCCGCTCCACCGACGCCGCCGTGGCGGCGATTTTCGATGGTCTGGAATGGCTGGGCCTGGGCGGTGACGAACCTGCCGTCTTCCAGTTCGAGCGCACCCCGCGCCATGCGGAGGTCGCCAATCAGCTTCTGGCCGCCGGCCATGCCTATCGCTGCTATGCGACTCCAGAGGAACTGGCGGCCTTGCGCGAACAGCAACGCGCTGCCAAGCAGCCGATGCGCTATGATGGCCGCTGGCGTGACCGTAATCCGTCCGAGGCCCCCGAAGGCGCGCCCTTCGTCATCCGCATCAAGGCCCCGCGCGAAGGCGAGACCGTGATCGAGGACGCCGTGCAGGGCCGGGTCGTCGTGCAAAATGCAGAATTGGACGATATGATCCTGCTGCGTTCCGACGGCACCCCCACCTATATGCTGGCCGTGGTGGTCGACGATCATGACATGGGCGTCACCCATGTCATCCGCGGTGACGATCATCTCAACAATGCCTTTCGCCAGCTCGCCATCATCCGCGCCATGGGTTGGGAAGAACCGGTCTATGCGCATATTCCGCTGATTCACGGTTCGGACGGTGCGAAACTGTCCAAGCGCCACGGCGCGCTGGGCGTGGACACCTATCGCGACGAAATGGGAATGCTGCCCGAAGCGGTGCTGAACTATCTGCTGCGCCTGGGCTGGGGCCATGGCGACGAGGAAATCATTTCCATCGCCCGCGCCATCGACCTGTTCGACATTGGCGGCGTTGGCCGCTCGCCGTCGCGCTTCGACATCAAGAAGCTGGAAAGCCTCAACGGCCATTATCTGCGGGAGGCGGACGACTCCCGCCTCGCCACCCTGATCGCCCCGCGCGTTGAGTCGCGTCTCGATACGCAACTGAATGACGCCCAGCGCGACATTTTGACCCAGGCGATGGTTTCGCTCAAGCCACGGGCTAAAACCCTTAACGAAATTGCGGAGGGGGCCGAATTTCTGTTCAAATCTTGCCCACTCGATTTTGACGAAAAGGCCTCCGCTCTGCTAGATGAGTCCGCGCGCGCGCTGCTGATAAAGACAGCCGATGCTCTCCAGCCCGTCCAGTCCTGGACGGTCGAAGCGATCGAAGACGTGATACGCCGCGTGGCAGAGGATGCCGGCCTGGGACTGGGCAAGGTGGCGCAACCGCTGCGTGCGGCGCTCACCGGACGCACAGTCTCGCCGGGTATTTTCGATGTCCTCTTCCTTCTGGGGAAAGAGGAGAGCTTGGAACGGCTGGCCGGTGCAGGGCACGCAACGGCTGGTTGA
- the lexA gene encoding transcriptional repressor LexA → MLTPKQQELLSFIQTRLEEGGVSPSFEEMKDALDLRSKSGIHRLINALEERGFIRRLPNRARALEVLKLPDAMHRATAPVIAPQPRSAPTPPSILPVAANDVIEIPLHGRIAAGVPIEAMEGQTMLSVPAALLGAGDHYALEVSGDSMVEAGILDGDFALIQRTEVAREGQIIVALIDEAEATLKYFRREGSKVRLDPANAAYEPQIYDPRQIRIQGKLAGLLRRYN, encoded by the coding sequence ATGTTGACGCCCAAACAGCAGGAATTGCTGAGCTTCATTCAAACTCGGCTGGAGGAGGGCGGCGTGTCGCCCTCGTTCGAGGAGATGAAGGACGCGCTCGACCTGCGTTCCAAATCCGGCATCCATCGCCTTATCAACGCGCTGGAAGAGCGCGGCTTCATCCGCCGTCTGCCCAACCGCGCCCGCGCGCTGGAAGTGCTGAAACTGCCCGACGCCATGCATCGCGCGACCGCGCCGGTCATCGCGCCCCAGCCCAGGTCCGCACCCACTCCGCCGTCCATTCTGCCCGTCGCAGCCAATGACGTGATCGAAATCCCGCTGCACGGCCGCATCGCCGCCGGCGTCCCGATCGAGGCGATGGAGGGGCAGACCATGCTCTCCGTCCCTGCCGCCCTGCTCGGCGCGGGCGATCATTATGCGCTGGAAGTGTCAGGCGACTCGATGGTCGAGGCTGGCATACTCGACGGCGACTTTGCCCTGATCCAGCGCACCGAAGTCGCACGCGAAGGCCAGATCATCGTCGCGCTGATCGACGAAGCGGAAGCCACGCTCAAATATTTCCGCCGCGAAGGCAGCAAGGTCCGGCTCGACCCGGCCAACGCCGCCTATGAACCGCAAATCTACGATCCCCGCCAGATCCGCATCCAGGGTAAATTGGCCGGTCTGCTGCGCCGTTATAATTAA